From Mycolicibacterium nivoides, a single genomic window includes:
- a CDS encoding carboxymuconolactone decarboxylase family protein gives MTDDVRQQGLRVLQELVPHLSEKNVEPDGSFGDELLAIGVDNVFGRLWSREGLSRRDRSLVTMGILIALRATDEFESHVRIGLRNGLTEDEIAEVIYHSSGYAGFPNANTAMKVAKQVIEGPDSL, from the coding sequence ATGACTGACGACGTACGCCAACAGGGCCTGCGGGTCCTCCAAGAGCTGGTTCCGCATCTGTCGGAGAAGAACGTCGAACCCGACGGGTCCTTCGGCGACGAGCTCCTGGCGATCGGCGTCGACAACGTCTTCGGCCGGCTGTGGAGCCGTGAGGGCCTGAGCCGGCGTGATCGCAGCCTGGTCACCATGGGCATCCTGATCGCCCTGCGGGCCACCGATGAGTTCGAGTCGCACGTCAGGATCGGCCTGCGAAACGGCCTCACCGAGGACGAGATCGCCGAGGTCATCTACCACTCCAGCGGCTATGCGGGCTTCCCGAACGCCAACACCGCGATGAAGGTGGCCAAGCAGGTAATCGAAGGGCCGGACTCGCTGTAG
- a CDS encoding DNA polymerase III subunit delta' → MSGVFTRLVGQHAVEQELVAAALAARGDSPHSGTTVGTMTHAWLITGPPGSGRSVAALCFAAALQCTSEGTPGCGECRACTTTMAGTHADVRRIVPEGLSIAVKEMREIVQIASRRPGTGRWQIVVIEDADRLTEGAANALLKVVEEPPASTVFLLCAPSVDPEDIAITLRSRCRHVALTTPSVDAIADVLISGDGLPEEDARWAASVSGGHVGRARRLATDPEARERRKRALGLARDAATPARAFAAAEEMVAVAEAEALALTAGRNETETEELKTALGAGGTGKGTATTTRGTAGALKELERRQKSRQTRASRDALDRALIDLATYFRDALLVSSGATAVTANHPDMAEKVEAMAAHVPPDRLLRCIEAVLECREALATNVKPKFAVDAMVATVGQALRG, encoded by the coding sequence ATGAGCGGGGTTTTTACGCGGCTGGTTGGCCAGCACGCGGTGGAACAGGAGCTGGTGGCGGCCGCCTTGGCGGCCCGGGGTGATTCACCACACAGTGGCACCACCGTCGGGACCATGACACATGCCTGGCTGATCACCGGCCCGCCCGGATCGGGGCGTTCGGTCGCGGCGCTGTGCTTCGCGGCGGCGCTGCAGTGCACGTCCGAGGGGACTCCGGGGTGCGGTGAATGCCGGGCCTGCACCACGACGATGGCCGGCACCCACGCCGATGTGCGGCGGATCGTGCCCGAGGGGCTGTCCATCGCCGTCAAGGAGATGCGCGAGATCGTCCAGATCGCATCGCGCCGGCCCGGGACCGGGCGCTGGCAGATCGTGGTGATCGAGGACGCCGACCGGCTCACCGAAGGCGCCGCCAACGCGCTGCTGAAAGTGGTGGAGGAGCCGCCCGCCTCGACGGTGTTCCTGCTGTGCGCGCCATCGGTGGACCCGGAGGACATCGCGATCACGCTGCGCTCGCGGTGCCGGCACGTCGCGCTGACCACGCCGTCGGTGGATGCCATCGCCGACGTGCTGATCTCCGGTGACGGGCTGCCCGAGGAAGACGCTCGCTGGGCGGCCTCGGTCAGCGGCGGGCACGTGGGCCGGGCCCGGCGGCTCGCGACCGATCCGGAGGCCAGGGAGCGCCGTAAACGCGCGTTGGGACTGGCCCGGGACGCCGCGACCCCGGCGCGGGCATTCGCGGCCGCTGAGGAGATGGTGGCCGTCGCCGAGGCCGAAGCGCTGGCGTTGACCGCCGGGCGCAACGAGACCGAGACCGAGGAGCTCAAGACGGCCCTGGGCGCCGGCGGGACCGGAAAAGGCACCGCGACCACCACTCGCGGCACCGCCGGTGCGCTCAAGGAGCTGGAGAGGCGGCAGAAGTCCCGGCAGACGCGGGCCTCACGCGACGCGCTCGACCGGGCCCTGATCGACCTCGCCACCTATTTCCGCGATGCGCTTCTGGTCTCATCGGGAGCCACGGCGGTGACCGCCAATCACCCGGACATGGCCGAGAAAGTGGAGGCCATGGCCGCGCATGTGCCGCCGGACCGGCTGCTGCGCTGCATCGAGGCGGTCCTGGAATGCCGCGAAGCGCTGGCCACCAACGTCAAGCCGAAGTTCGCGGTCGATGCCATGGTGGCGACCGTCGGGCAGGCGTTGCGCGGGTGA
- a CDS encoding adenylate/guanylate cyclase domain-containing protein, giving the protein MTAEAIPMRRINAFVRWVARTPWPVFTLGMLQADIIGALFVLGFLRFGLPPEDRIQLQDLPVFNLAIFLGYLFVSFTIGAYLALRLLIPVIRWQRRDTLLSKSDPRMTELARVRALKMPFYRTLISVTNWFLGSIVFIVASWPVASKSAPVVLVATALGATATAIIGYLQSERVLRPVAVAALRGGVPENFRAPGVILRQVLTWVLSTGVPVLAIVLALVASKFSILTASADRLITPLLLLAIAALVIGLSGTMLVAMSIADPLRQLRWALGEVQRGNYNAHMQIYDASELGLLQAGFNDMVRELAERQRLRDLFGRYVGEDVARRALERGTELGGQERDVAVLFVDLVGSTHLASTIPAGDVVNLLNEFFRVIVDTVNRHGGFVNKFQGDAALAIFGAPIEHPDASGGALAASRELHDELLSVLGSDTEFGIGVSAGRAIAGHIGAQARFEYTVIGDPVNEAARLTELAKLEEGHVLASAIAVSGALDAEALSWDVGEIVELRGRTVPTQLARPMNLVLPRDLERQAESDVSS; this is encoded by the coding sequence GTGACCGCGGAGGCAATCCCTATGAGGCGAATCAACGCATTCGTCCGGTGGGTGGCGCGTACCCCGTGGCCGGTGTTCACGCTGGGCATGCTGCAGGCCGACATCATCGGCGCATTGTTCGTGCTGGGCTTCCTGCGCTTCGGTCTGCCGCCCGAGGACCGCATCCAGCTTCAGGATCTGCCGGTGTTCAACCTGGCGATCTTCCTGGGCTACCTGTTCGTGTCGTTCACCATCGGCGCTTACCTGGCCCTGCGGCTGCTGATCCCGGTCATCCGCTGGCAGCGCCGCGACACCCTGTTGTCCAAGTCGGACCCCAGAATGACCGAGCTGGCCCGCGTGCGGGCGCTCAAGATGCCCTTCTACCGCACCCTGATCAGCGTCACGAACTGGTTCCTCGGCTCGATCGTGTTCATCGTGGCCAGCTGGCCGGTTGCCAGTAAGTCCGCGCCCGTCGTCCTGGTCGCCACGGCCCTGGGTGCGACCGCCACCGCGATCATCGGCTACCTGCAGTCCGAGCGTGTGTTGCGGCCGGTCGCGGTCGCCGCGCTGCGCGGCGGGGTGCCGGAGAACTTCCGCGCCCCCGGGGTGATCCTGCGCCAGGTGCTCACCTGGGTGCTCTCGACGGGCGTGCCGGTCCTGGCCATCGTGCTGGCCCTGGTGGCCAGCAAGTTCTCGATCCTGACAGCATCCGCCGACCGGCTGATCACCCCGCTGTTGCTGCTGGCCATCGCCGCGCTGGTGATCGGGCTGTCCGGGACCATGCTGGTGGCGATGTCGATCGCCGACCCGCTGCGCCAGTTGCGCTGGGCACTGGGTGAGGTGCAGCGCGGCAACTACAACGCTCACATGCAGATCTACGACGCCAGCGAGCTGGGCCTGCTGCAGGCCGGGTTCAACGACATGGTGCGCGAGCTGGCCGAGCGGCAACGGTTGCGTGACCTGTTCGGCCGGTACGTGGGTGAGGACGTGGCCCGCCGTGCCCTGGAGCGCGGCACCGAGCTGGGCGGGCAGGAACGCGACGTGGCGGTGCTGTTCGTGGACCTGGTGGGCTCGACGCATCTGGCGTCGACCATCCCGGCCGGCGACGTGGTGAACCTGCTCAACGAGTTCTTCCGGGTCATCGTCGACACCGTCAACCGTCACGGCGGGTTCGTCAACAAGTTCCAGGGTGACGCGGCGCTGGCCATCTTCGGCGCCCCCATCGAGCATCCCGACGCCTCCGGCGGCGCGCTGGCCGCGTCCCGCGAACTACACGACGAGCTGCTCAGCGTGCTGGGCAGCGACACCGAGTTCGGTATCGGGGTCTCCGCCGGACGCGCGATCGCCGGCCATATCGGCGCTCAGGCCCGTTTCGAGTACACCGTGATCGGCGACCCGGTGAACGAGGCCGCGCGCCTCACCGAGCTCGCCAAGCTGGAGGAAGGCCACGTGCTGGCCTCGGCGATCGCCGTCAGCGGCGCACTCGATGCCGAGGCGCTGAGCTGGGACGTCGGCGAGATCGTCGAACTGCGCGGCCGCACGGTGCCCACCCAGTTGGCCCGCCCGATGAACCTGGTGCTGCCCCGCGACCTGGAGCGCCAGGCCGAGAGCGACGTCTCCAGCTAG
- the topA gene encoding type I DNA topoisomerase, translating to MAGDSGSGSKGNVRRLVIVESPTKARKIAGYLGSNYVVESSRGHIRDLPRNAADVPAKYKSEPWARLGVNVDDNFEPLYIVSPDKKSTVTELKDLLKGVDELYLATDGDREGEAIAWHLLETLKPKVPVRRMVFHEITEPAIRAAAENPRDLDIALVDAQETRRILDRLYGYEVSPVLWKKVAPKLSAGRVQSVATRIIVQRERERMAFRSAGYWDVSAELDASVSDPQATPPRFTAKLNTVDGRRVAAGRDFDSLGQLKKPDEVLVLDEASAGALAAGLRGAQLAVSSVEQKPYTRKPYAPFMTSTLQQEAARKLRFSSERTMSIAQRLYENGYITYMRTDSTTLSESAINAARNQAGQLYGSEYVHPTPRQYTRKVKNAQEAHEAIRPAGDVFQTPGQLHAQLDTDEFRLYELIWQRTVASQMADARGTTLSLRIAGTAAGGEQVVFNASGRTITFPGFLKAYVESIDELAGGESDDAESRLPNLTQGQRVDAADLTADGHQTSPPARYTEASLIKALEELGIGRPSTYSSIIKTIQDRGYVQKKGSALVPSWVAFAVVGLLEQHFGRLVDYDFTAAMEDELDEIANGQEQRTNWLSNFYFGGEHGVEGSIARAGGLKHLVGGNLEGIDAREVNSIKLFDDEEGRAVVVRVGRNGPYLERMIADPDNPGELKPQRANLKDELTPDELTLELAEKAFATPQEGRVLGVDPVSGHEIVAKDGRFGPYVTEILPEPPEEPDAGTTAKKGKKPTGPKPRTGSLLRSMDLETVTLDDALKLLSLPRVVGVDPSNNEEITAQNGRYGPYLKRGTDSRSLATEEQMFTITLDEALKIYAEPKRRGRQAAAAPPLRELGTDPASGKPMVIKDGRFGPYVTDGETNASLRKGDDVQSITDERASELLADRRARGPVKKAAKKTAKKAPAKKAPAKKAAAKKA from the coding sequence TTGGCTGGCGATAGCGGCAGCGGTAGCAAGGGAAATGTCCGGCGACTCGTGATTGTGGAGTCGCCGACAAAGGCGCGCAAGATAGCTGGCTACCTGGGCTCCAATTACGTGGTCGAATCCTCCCGCGGACACATTCGTGACCTGCCGCGCAATGCCGCCGACGTGCCGGCCAAGTACAAATCCGAGCCGTGGGCGCGCCTCGGGGTCAACGTCGACGACAACTTCGAACCGCTCTATATCGTCAGCCCCGACAAGAAGAGCACCGTCACCGAGCTCAAAGACCTGCTCAAGGGTGTTGACGAGCTCTACCTCGCAACGGACGGTGACCGCGAGGGTGAGGCGATCGCCTGGCATCTGCTGGAGACGCTGAAGCCCAAGGTGCCGGTCCGGCGGATGGTGTTCCACGAGATCACCGAGCCCGCCATCCGCGCCGCCGCGGAAAACCCGCGTGACCTGGACATCGCGCTGGTCGACGCGCAGGAAACCCGCCGTATCCTCGACCGGCTCTACGGCTACGAAGTGTCTCCCGTGCTGTGGAAGAAGGTCGCGCCGAAGCTCTCGGCAGGCCGCGTGCAGTCGGTGGCCACGCGCATCATCGTGCAGCGCGAACGGGAGCGCATGGCGTTCCGCAGCGCCGGCTACTGGGACGTCAGCGCCGAGTTGGACGCATCTGTCTCCGATCCGCAGGCCACCCCGCCGCGGTTCACCGCCAAGCTCAACACCGTCGACGGCCGCCGCGTCGCCGCCGGTCGTGACTTCGACTCGCTGGGCCAGCTGAAGAAGCCCGACGAGGTGCTCGTGCTCGACGAGGCCAGTGCCGGGGCCCTGGCCGCCGGGCTGCGCGGTGCCCAGTTGGCCGTCAGCTCCGTCGAGCAGAAGCCGTACACGCGCAAGCCGTACGCGCCGTTCATGACGTCGACGCTGCAACAGGAGGCCGCCCGCAAGCTGCGGTTCTCCTCGGAGCGCACCATGAGCATCGCGCAGCGGCTGTACGAGAACGGCTACATCACCTACATGCGTACCGACTCGACCACGCTGTCGGAGTCGGCCATCAACGCCGCGCGTAACCAGGCCGGCCAGCTGTACGGCTCGGAGTACGTGCACCCGACGCCGCGGCAGTACACCCGCAAGGTCAAGAACGCCCAAGAGGCGCACGAGGCGATCCGCCCCGCCGGTGACGTGTTCCAGACCCCGGGCCAGCTGCACGCGCAGCTGGATACCGACGAGTTCCGGCTCTACGAGCTGATCTGGCAGCGCACCGTGGCTTCGCAGATGGCCGACGCGCGCGGTACGACGCTGTCGCTGCGCATCGCAGGCACCGCGGCGGGTGGCGAGCAGGTCGTCTTCAACGCCTCCGGTCGCACCATCACGTTCCCGGGCTTCCTCAAGGCCTACGTCGAGAGCATCGACGAACTGGCCGGCGGTGAGTCCGACGACGCCGAGAGCCGCCTGCCGAACCTGACCCAGGGGCAGCGCGTCGACGCCGCCGATCTGACCGCCGACGGCCACCAGACCAGCCCACCGGCCCGCTACACCGAGGCCTCGCTGATCAAGGCCCTCGAAGAGCTGGGCATCGGCCGTCCGTCGACCTACAGCTCGATCATCAAGACCATCCAGGACCGCGGCTACGTGCAGAAGAAGGGCAGCGCGCTGGTGCCGTCCTGGGTCGCCTTCGCCGTCGTCGGGCTGCTGGAGCAGCACTTCGGCCGCCTGGTGGACTACGACTTCACCGCGGCCATGGAAGACGAGCTCGACGAGATCGCCAATGGCCAGGAGCAGCGCACCAACTGGCTGTCGAACTTCTACTTCGGCGGCGAGCACGGCGTTGAGGGCTCGATCGCCCGCGCCGGTGGGCTCAAGCATCTCGTCGGCGGCAACCTCGAAGGCATCGACGCGCGAGAAGTCAACTCCATCAAGCTCTTTGACGATGAAGAAGGTCGCGCTGTGGTGGTCCGGGTGGGCCGCAACGGTCCGTACCTGGAGCGGATGATCGCTGATCCGGACAATCCCGGCGAGCTCAAGCCGCAGCGCGCCAACCTCAAGGATGAGCTGACTCCCGATGAGCTGACCCTGGAGTTGGCCGAAAAGGCTTTCGCCACACCACAAGAGGGCCGGGTGCTGGGCGTCGACCCCGTGTCGGGACACGAAATCGTCGCCAAGGACGGACGATTCGGTCCCTACGTGACGGAGATCCTCCCCGAGCCGCCGGAGGAGCCGGATGCCGGGACGACGGCCAAGAAGGGCAAGAAGCCGACCGGCCCCAAGCCGCGCACCGGATCGCTCTTGCGCTCAATGGATCTGGAGACGGTGACGCTCGACGACGCGCTCAAGCTGCTGTCGTTGCCGCGGGTGGTCGGCGTCGACCCGTCGAACAACGAGGAGATCACCGCACAGAACGGCCGCTACGGCCCATACCTCAAGCGCGGCACCGACTCTCGCTCGCTGGCCACCGAGGAACAGATGTTCACCATCACCCTCGACGAGGCGCTGAAGATCTACGCCGAGCCGAAACGCCGCGGGCGCCAGGCCGCCGCGGCCCCGCCGCTGCGTGAGCTGGGCACCGACCCGGCGTCGGGCAAGCCGATGGTGATCAAGGACGGCCGATTCGGTCCCTACGTCACCGACGGTGAGACCAACGCCAGCCTGCGCAAGGGCGATGACGTGCAGTCGATCACCGACGAGCGGGCCTCGGAACTGTTGGCCGATCGCCGGGCCCGTGGGCCGGTCAAGAAGGCCGCGAAGAAGACTGCCAAGAAGGCGCCGGCCAAGAAGGCTCCCGCGAAGAAGGCCGCTGCCAAGAAGGCCTAG
- a CDS encoding cold-shock protein: MPQGTVKWFNAEKGFGFIAPEDGSADVFVHYTEIQGSGFRTLEENQKVEFEVGQSPKGPQATGVRAI; this comes from the coding sequence ATGCCACAGGGAACTGTGAAGTGGTTCAACGCGGAGAAGGGCTTCGGCTTCATTGCTCCGGAGGACGGCTCGGCTGACGTGTTTGTCCACTACACGGAAATCCAGGGCAGCGGATTCCGCACCCTGGAGGAGAACCAGAAGGTTGAGTTCGAGGTCGGCCAGAGCCCCAAGGGGCCGCAGGCCACGGGTGTTCGGGCCATCTGA